The following proteins come from a genomic window of Thiothrix winogradskyi:
- a CDS encoding prepilin-type N-terminal cleavage/methylation domain-containing protein: MRQRGFTLLEMLIAFSLVSLLFLALFASFNTIGRSWDAADTRMNKTEDMRLISDFLRRQLGQAMVVRIAGEKEAKVYAFEGTATSLRYAAPLQPLQHQGGVFLIELNIVAGKDAKKLEMLFAPYRPELTWEDAFAEAEPVLIFEGLQAAEFEYFGAEAEGKDPDWTSDWEDKPRYPDMLKLTLADKERAWPELLVDLPQVTDYAK, from the coding sequence ATGAGGCAACGCGGTTTTACTTTGCTGGAAATGTTGATTGCGTTTTCGTTGGTTTCCTTGCTGTTTCTCGCCTTATTCGCCAGTTTCAACACCATTGGGCGCAGTTGGGATGCGGCAGATACGCGCATGAATAAAACCGAAGACATGCGCCTGATCAGTGACTTTCTGCGTCGCCAGTTGGGGCAGGCGATGGTGGTGCGTATTGCCGGTGAAAAAGAAGCCAAAGTGTATGCGTTTGAGGGAACGGCAACTTCCTTGCGTTATGCCGCGCCGTTGCAACCCTTGCAGCATCAAGGCGGCGTGTTTCTGATCGAACTCAATATTGTGGCGGGCAAAGACGCTAAAAAACTGGAAATGCTGTTCGCCCCGTATCGCCCGGAACTGACGTGGGAGGATGCGTTTGCAGAGGCAGAGCCAGTATTGATTTTCGAGGGCTTGCAAGCGGCTGAGTTTGAGTATTTCGGTGCGGAAGCAGAGGGCAAAGACCCGGATTGGACATCCGATTGGGAAGACAAGCCGCGCTACCCCGATATGCTGAAACTCACCTTGGCGGATAAAGAACGTGCTTGGCCTGAGCTGTTGGTGGATTTGCCACAGGTAACTGATTATGCGAAATAA
- a CDS encoding general secretion pathway protein GspK — translation MRNKQSGVAMIVVLWMIMVMMTLAASLLYATRTETSMVDYARRSAQARAVADAAAHYTVLQLFLPNKERELKLGGAPLLWEYEGMKAEIRVVGENGLIDINYASRPLLQLIFEQAGLDEQSTQNMLDILEDFRDVDDLKRINGAEDGDYKNAGLLFGAKDAPFERIEELQQVLGMTPQLYQAMTRFLTVNSGAAGINPMLAPRQMLLLLAEGDAAKVDAYMLQREESEGQYVQPDFGGAFIDASQQPLYRMQIRVYTDETAPPYFEERSLRLRPGQTPPFVNYFRILQESSAQFE, via the coding sequence ATGCGAAATAAACAATCCGGGGTTGCCATGATCGTCGTGTTATGGATGATCATGGTCATGATGACGCTGGCTGCCAGTTTGTTATACGCCACGCGCACCGAAACCAGCATGGTGGATTACGCTCGCCGCAGTGCGCAGGCACGAGCTGTGGCGGATGCGGCGGCACATTACACGGTGCTGCAATTATTCCTGCCCAATAAAGAGCGGGAACTCAAGCTTGGCGGTGCGCCTTTACTGTGGGAGTACGAGGGTATGAAAGCCGAAATCCGGGTGGTGGGTGAAAACGGTCTTATCGACATCAATTACGCCAGCCGCCCTTTACTGCAATTGATTTTTGAGCAAGCGGGTTTGGATGAACAATCTACCCAAAACATGCTGGATATTCTGGAAGATTTCCGCGATGTTGATGATCTCAAACGTATTAACGGTGCAGAAGATGGGGATTATAAGAATGCAGGCTTGCTGTTTGGGGCAAAAGATGCGCCATTTGAACGCATTGAGGAATTGCAACAAGTCTTAGGGATGACACCGCAGCTTTACCAAGCCATGACGCGCTTTCTCACGGTGAATTCTGGCGCGGCAGGCATTAATCCCATGTTGGCTCCACGTCAAATGCTGCTGCTGCTGGCGGAAGGTGATGCCGCTAAAGTTGATGCTTATATGCTTCAGCGCGAGGAGTCCGAGGGGCAGTACGTGCAACCTGATTTCGGGGGGGCGTTTATTGATGCCAGCCAACAGCCTTTGTATCGGATGCAAATCAGAGTTTATACCGACGAAACCGCTCCCCCGTATTTTGAAGAGCGGTCGTTGCGCCTAAGACCTGGGCAAACCCCGCCGTTTGTTAATTATTTCCGTATCTTGCAAGAATCTTCCGCGCAGTTTGAGTAA
- the wecA gene encoding UDP-N-acetylglucosamine--undecaprenyl-phosphate N-acetylglucosaminephosphotransferase, producing MTWIALHLLKPVAHRAKLLDIPKGRKQHKGAVPLIGGMSIFIGVATAVMLTLPNDAVITSWLLCALGIVLLGVADDAEDLSVKLRIVMQVLLTLALCIGTGVSLANLGDLLGMGEIDLGIFSYPFTVLIVLGVINAFNMIDGIDGLLGSIALVTLLSLITLFSLSTHSTLLSISVIFVAALIPYLMNNLVLPPFKEKIFMGDAGSMLIGLSISWLLIEGTQDPAHPAFRPVTALWLIALPLMDMVRVILVRLRSRRSPFAAGRDHLHHLLLEIGMSKCATLVTMVTLAAVFASVGILTEYWQTNASVMFYGFLLTFLAYLLAVAPLVDAEKGSLKRWIEAATLTQTARKILARYGNN from the coding sequence GTGACATGGATAGCACTCCATTTACTAAAACCCGTGGCGCATCGCGCCAAATTATTAGACATTCCCAAAGGCCGCAAACAACACAAGGGTGCTGTCCCGTTAATCGGGGGTATGTCCATTTTCATCGGGGTCGCAACAGCAGTAATGCTAACGCTGCCTAATGATGCCGTTATCACCAGTTGGTTGTTATGCGCTTTAGGTATCGTGCTGTTAGGAGTCGCGGATGATGCCGAAGACCTTTCGGTCAAATTGCGGATTGTGATGCAAGTACTGCTCACCTTGGCATTATGCATTGGTACTGGTGTGTCATTAGCCAACTTAGGCGATTTATTGGGAATGGGTGAAATCGACTTGGGCATCTTTAGCTACCCGTTCACCGTCTTAATCGTATTGGGCGTGATTAATGCCTTCAATATGATCGATGGCATTGATGGGTTATTAGGATCCATTGCCTTAGTCACCTTGTTGAGTTTGATCACCTTGTTTAGCCTCTCCACGCATAGCACGCTGTTGAGTATTAGCGTGATATTCGTCGCTGCTCTGATTCCCTATCTAATGAATAACTTGGTGCTACCACCGTTTAAAGAGAAAATTTTCATGGGGGATGCCGGTTCCATGCTAATCGGTTTAAGTATCAGTTGGTTGCTCATTGAAGGCACGCAAGACCCTGCGCACCCAGCCTTCCGCCCTGTCACCGCCCTGTGGTTGATTGCCCTGCCACTGATGGACATGGTGCGGGTAATTCTGGTGCGCTTACGGAGTCGCCGCTCACCTTTTGCAGCCGGACGTGATCACCTGCATCACCTATTGCTGGAAATTGGCATGAGCAAGTGCGCCACCCTAGTCACGATGGTAACGCTTGCCGCAGTCTTTGCCAGCGTCGGTATCCTCACCGAATACTGGCAAACCAATGCCAGCGTGATGTTCTACGGTTTCTTACTCACCTTCCTGGCGTATCTGTTAGCGGTCGCGCCCTTGGTGGATGCGGAGAAAGGCAGCCTGAAACGTTGGATTGAAGCCGCAACCCTTACTCAAACTGCGCGGAAGATTCTTGCAAGATACGGAAATAATTAA
- a CDS encoding tyrosine-protein phosphatase, translated as MIDLHSHILPALCDGSQSLETSLAMARLAVADGTTHLACTPHIYPGVYDNSTEIIASALRMLQVELYSRDIPLRLVIGADVRLVSGVLEGLQCGTVPTLDNSRYFLLEPSHSLPVPHFLRHIEAFLAAGYVPVITHPERLRWCEANYHEFIAAAQMGAWLQVTAGAIAGTFGRTAKRCAERLLLDGVVHIIASDAHNVNYRPPILSAGVDAAIRITGDDTEIMRMVNDRPLAILDNIDPSEVLLPAGLPTNGAVINAESAQKPWLERLLG; from the coding sequence ATGATAGATTTGCACAGCCACATTTTGCCCGCGCTTTGTGATGGTTCCCAGAGTTTGGAGACCTCGTTGGCAATGGCACGTTTAGCCGTTGCCGATGGCACGACACATTTGGCTTGTACCCCGCATATTTATCCGGGGGTATATGACAATTCCACTGAAATCATTGCCAGTGCGCTGCGGATGTTGCAAGTGGAGTTGTATTCACGTGATATTCCGCTGCGCTTGGTGATAGGGGCGGATGTCAGGCTGGTGTCTGGCGTGCTGGAAGGCTTACAGTGCGGGACTGTCCCGACGCTGGATAATTCGCGCTACTTCCTATTAGAGCCTTCTCATAGCTTGCCAGTACCCCATTTCCTGCGTCATATTGAAGCGTTTCTCGCGGCGGGTTACGTGCCGGTGATTACCCATCCAGAGCGCTTACGTTGGTGTGAGGCGAACTATCACGAGTTTATTGCCGCAGCACAAATGGGGGCGTGGTTGCAGGTGACGGCGGGTGCTATTGCAGGCACGTTTGGGCGCACCGCAAAGCGTTGTGCCGAGCGTTTATTATTAGACGGCGTGGTGCATATTATTGCGTCCGATGCACATAATGTGAATTATCGACCGCCGATTTTATCCGCAGGTGTCGACGCTGCAATCCGTATCACGGGCGATGATACGGAAATTATGCGGATGGTTAATGATAGACCATTAGCCATTTTAGATAATATCGACCCTAGTGAGGTATTATTACCCGCTGGCTTACCGACAAATGGGGCGGTAATCAATGCGGAGTCGGCTCAAAAGCCTTGGCTGGAACGTTTACTCGGTTAA
- a CDS encoding hydrogen peroxide-inducible genes activator produces the protein MNLPTVKQLRYFVALESHEHFGKAAEACFVSQSAFSTAIRELETILEVQLVDRTNKNVTVTHIGRQIAVEARRCLRDVENLVELARSNHAPLTGELRVGIIPTIAPFLLPRVLPTLRQQFPHLRLYLTEDITQRVYEKLMNGELDLIIIALPYALRNVEILSLFKDRFFLACREDTRHTRPRRHIFNDLNPESILLLEDGHCLRDHTLSACHLQDMDKISRFTASSLLTLTQMVDADLGISYLPEMVKGSTLLTGTNVKIWTLPEESYREVGLAWRRGSAREVEFMQLGEFIKKTWLTLLESQTLTE, from the coding sequence ATGAACCTGCCAACCGTAAAACAACTCCGCTACTTCGTTGCCCTAGAAAGCCATGAACACTTCGGCAAAGCTGCCGAAGCTTGTTTCGTCTCACAATCTGCCTTCAGCACCGCCATACGTGAGCTGGAAACCATTTTGGAAGTACAACTGGTTGACCGCACCAACAAGAATGTCACCGTCACCCACATAGGACGCCAAATCGCGGTAGAAGCCCGACGCTGCCTGCGGGATGTAGAGAATCTGGTCGAATTAGCCCGCAGCAATCATGCCCCCCTCACGGGTGAACTCCGGGTAGGCATTATCCCGACGATAGCCCCATTTTTATTACCCAGGGTATTACCCACCTTACGCCAACAATTTCCCCATCTGCGCTTATACCTGACGGAAGACATTACCCAACGGGTCTACGAAAAACTCATGAATGGCGAGCTGGATCTCATCATCATTGCCTTACCGTATGCACTGCGCAATGTTGAAATTCTGTCACTGTTCAAAGACCGTTTTTTCCTAGCCTGCCGGGAGGATACGCGCCACACCCGCCCCAGACGGCACATTTTTAATGACCTCAATCCCGAAAGTATTTTGTTATTGGAAGATGGGCATTGCCTGCGTGACCATACGCTCTCCGCCTGTCATTTGCAGGACATGGACAAAATCAGCCGCTTCACCGCCAGCAGTCTGCTAACCCTGACGCAAATGGTTGATGCGGATTTGGGGATTTCTTATTTACCAGAAATGGTTAAAGGCTCAACGTTATTAACCGGCACCAATGTTAAAATTTGGACATTGCCAGAAGAGAGTTACCGTGAAGTCGGTTTAGCTTGGCGACGGGGCAGCGCCCGTGAAGTGGAATTCATGCAATTAGGCGAATTCATTAAGAAGACATGGTTAACATTGCTTGAAAGTCAAACATTAACCGAGTAA
- a CDS encoding oligosaccharide flippase family protein, whose product MNHVRKNVIFTGLGYALPLLAALATIPIIVIKLGVDLYGLYIICISLIGFMTFVDFGIGQTVVKYVAEYEATDQRDRVKPVLGVALLLYLLIGLLGVICLYGFAPLLAQGLYADADKQALATEALRITTVPLFLSYLNQFFLNICKAYHRFDLPAIIHNAGNLGGIVLATGLLLAGYGLLEVLWGYAFVQFVAIISGYIASVEVLPQGIKPRPVFKQSVFMDIISFSSYTFLGNLIGSLVSRADKLLIGIVIGTEAVTYYQIPFTIAQMANGIIHTLVNITFPRFTEMFSLNDREGVLKLYRLANNLVFLLSLVIAVLLITVGDDFLALWISAEFAQKAGVVLQVMALYFFLHSNTVVGYWVLQGAGQAKLTALIASIGGVVYFAALYYLGGKYGYMGAALALFSMLIATSLQYIWIARRIGHSFIEYFGQLLAFLLGGYAVVYLLEHVNDWLSHSVLEIVVSTTLGLGLLAVGVWLLLARDGGKTKGLKAVLNRD is encoded by the coding sequence ATGAATCATGTGCGTAAAAATGTCATTTTTACTGGACTTGGTTATGCATTGCCCTTATTGGCAGCGTTAGCCACGATTCCGATTATTGTCATAAAACTTGGTGTTGATTTGTATGGGTTATACATTATTTGTATATCGTTGATCGGTTTTATGACCTTTGTGGATTTTGGTATCGGACAAACTGTCGTCAAATATGTAGCAGAATATGAGGCGACTGATCAACGTGACAGGGTTAAACCCGTATTGGGGGTGGCTTTGTTGTTGTACTTGCTTATCGGCTTGTTGGGGGTTATCTGCTTGTATGGGTTTGCGCCGCTATTGGCGCAAGGTTTGTATGCAGACGCGGATAAGCAAGCACTGGCAACTGAGGCGTTACGCATTACGACTGTGCCGCTGTTTTTGAGTTATCTTAACCAATTCTTTTTGAATATTTGTAAGGCTTACCATCGGTTTGATTTGCCCGCCATTATTCATAATGCGGGAAATTTGGGCGGTATTGTGCTGGCAACTGGCTTGCTGTTGGCGGGTTATGGGCTGCTTGAAGTGTTGTGGGGGTATGCATTTGTGCAATTTGTGGCAATTATTAGCGGTTATATCGCTAGTGTTGAGGTTTTGCCACAAGGTATTAAACCTCGCCCTGTGTTTAAGCAAAGCGTGTTTATGGATATTATTTCTTTTAGCTCGTATACCTTTCTGGGGAATTTGATTGGCTCTCTGGTATCGCGTGCCGATAAGTTATTGATTGGTATTGTGATTGGTACGGAAGCTGTCACCTATTATCAAATTCCATTTACGATTGCACAAATGGCGAATGGCATTATCCACACGCTGGTAAACATTACTTTCCCGCGCTTTACTGAGATGTTTAGCCTGAATGACCGTGAGGGCGTGTTGAAATTGTATCGGTTGGCGAATAATTTGGTGTTTTTGCTCAGTTTGGTGATTGCGGTACTGTTGATTACGGTGGGGGATGATTTCCTCGCATTGTGGATTTCTGCCGAATTTGCACAAAAAGCAGGGGTGGTCTTACAGGTAATGGCACTGTATTTCTTCCTGCATTCCAATACCGTGGTCGGCTATTGGGTGCTGCAAGGGGCAGGGCAGGCTAAATTAACCGCGTTGATCGCTAGCATTGGCGGAGTCGTATATTTTGCCGCACTGTACTATTTGGGGGGCAAGTATGGGTATATGGGGGCAGCACTGGCGTTGTTCTCCATGCTGATTGCTACCTCGCTTCAATATATTTGGATTGCACGTCGTATCGGGCATAGTTTTATCGAATACTTTGGGCAATTGTTAGCGTTTTTGCTGGGGGGCTATGCGGTTGTCTATTTACTGGAACATGTGAACGATTGGCTGAGCCATAGTGTGCTGGAAATTGTGGTGAGTACCACGTTGGGCTTGGGGTTGTTGGCTGTTGGTGTGTGGTTGCTGTTGGCACGGGATGGTGGGAAAACGAAAGGGCTAAAAGCTGTGTTAAACAGAGATTAG
- a CDS encoding class I SAM-dependent methyltransferase, producing the protein MLTQAKSLIRRLLEQQGYTIKRVGLGYIAADATLSAAQQANLPVGDYVEQLWNKVGEAQRVVTRIMNHGIPTQAANIVEIGPGTGRYLAKVLEHGQPNRYEIYETDPGWTKWLQATYPVIRQPADGISLTPTASESADLVHAHGVFVYLPFLTTWRYWQELWRVTRPGGVVAFDIFSENCFSAADMERWLSSGETYPCFLSTAYVTDVFAQHNFQLVDQFLSPCCEGHSEYLIFRRNN; encoded by the coding sequence ATGCTAACACAAGCTAAATCACTCATTCGCCGACTACTAGAACAACAAGGCTATACCATTAAGCGTGTAGGGCTGGGGTATATTGCGGCAGACGCGACCCTAAGCGCCGCCCAACAAGCCAACCTACCGGTCGGTGACTATGTGGAGCAGCTATGGAACAAAGTAGGCGAAGCACAACGGGTCGTAACCCGCATCATGAATCATGGTATCCCGACGCAAGCAGCCAATATTGTCGAAATTGGCCCTGGCACAGGACGTTACTTAGCGAAAGTCCTGGAACATGGGCAACCCAACCGTTACGAAATTTACGAAACGGATCCAGGCTGGACAAAATGGCTGCAAGCCACCTACCCAGTCATCCGTCAACCTGCTGACGGCATCAGCCTCACCCCTACCGCATCAGAAAGTGCAGATTTGGTACATGCTCATGGCGTGTTTGTTTACCTACCTTTTTTAACGACATGGCGTTATTGGCAAGAGTTATGGCGCGTCACCCGTCCCGGTGGCGTGGTTGCTTTCGATATTTTCTCTGAAAATTGTTTCAGCGCAGCAGACATGGAACGTTGGCTAAGCAGTGGTGAAACTTACCCTTGCTTTCTATCAACCGCTTACGTAACCGACGTTTTTGCCCAACACAATTTCCAGTTAGTGGATCAATTCCTCAGCCCTTGTTGTGAAGGTCATTCGGAGTACTTGATTTTTCGACGCAACAATTGA
- a CDS encoding oligosaccharide flippase family protein produces MKYLRKNVLSSAVAYALPLIAALLSIPLLVMHLGTDLYGLYTVCLSLLGFMALVDFGMGQAVIRYVADYEAKEQRNQIQPLLGMAYSMYLLIGLLGAGILYMAAPWLAVGLYREDSGQQLLAQSVLQITAIPLLFSYVNQFFLSICKAYHRFDWPALIHNGAHLGGILLAALLVVIGQPLPIVLWGYAFTHALALLAGYRAARVILPKDIRLVPTWHLSMPAGVWGFSAYTFLGNLVGVLTSRGDKVAVGILLGTEAVTYYQIPYTIAQMANGVMHSLTQITLPRFTELLGNKQHSALGLLYRQVLDAGFILSMTIAVLLVTTGEVFLTWWISPEMAEKAYPVLVVMAGYFFLQSNTLVSYWVLQGAGMARLTAGVAVLDATVYAVALYYLSSYYGYIGAAVALFFLLLGTFLQYYWVVERVGCSYQAHLFRLLGFGVITVGASYAMMSAGAWLALPPLAYLAVNVSLIFVLVLGGGGLCWYWYYRSRLATSK; encoded by the coding sequence GTGAAATACCTACGTAAAAATGTGTTGTCCTCTGCGGTAGCTTACGCTTTGCCGTTAATAGCAGCATTGTTGAGTATTCCGTTGTTGGTTATGCATTTGGGAACGGATCTGTATGGGCTATATACGGTGTGTTTGTCACTGCTGGGTTTCATGGCATTGGTAGATTTTGGTATGGGGCAGGCGGTGATCCGTTATGTTGCAGACTATGAGGCAAAAGAACAGCGCAATCAGATACAGCCCCTTCTTGGTATGGCTTACAGTATGTACTTACTGATTGGATTGCTGGGGGCAGGAATTTTATATATGGCTGCCCCTTGGTTGGCAGTGGGTTTGTATCGGGAAGATAGTGGGCAACAGCTATTAGCGCAATCAGTATTGCAGATAACGGCTATCCCGTTGCTGTTCAGCTATGTGAATCAGTTTTTCTTAAGCATCTGTAAAGCCTACCACCGTTTTGATTGGCCAGCGTTAATACATAATGGTGCGCACTTAGGGGGCATTCTGCTGGCAGCCTTATTGGTGGTAATAGGACAACCCTTGCCGATAGTCTTGTGGGGGTATGCATTTACTCATGCTTTAGCACTCTTGGCTGGCTATAGGGCGGCACGGGTTATTTTGCCTAAGGATATACGTTTGGTGCCGACATGGCATCTCTCGATGCCAGCAGGCGTGTGGGGGTTTAGCGCCTATACGTTTTTGGGGAATCTCGTGGGCGTACTGACTTCACGCGGTGATAAGGTTGCTGTTGGCATATTGTTAGGGACGGAAGCCGTTACTTATTACCAAATCCCTTACACGATTGCCCAGATGGCGAACGGGGTAATGCACTCCCTCACACAAATTACCTTGCCGCGTTTTACCGAGTTACTGGGTAATAAGCAGCATAGTGCCTTAGGGTTGCTGTACCGGCAGGTGTTGGATGCCGGATTTATTCTAAGCATGACGATTGCCGTATTGTTGGTGACAACAGGCGAAGTATTTCTGACTTGGTGGATTTCTCCTGAAATGGCGGAAAAAGCTTATCCGGTGTTGGTGGTGATGGCAGGGTATTTTTTCTTGCAATCCAATACGCTGGTGAGTTATTGGGTGCTGCAAGGCGCAGGCATGGCGCGTCTAACCGCTGGGGTTGCCGTGCTGGATGCCACTGTCTATGCCGTCGCGTTGTATTACCTGAGTAGCTATTATGGTTATATCGGTGCGGCTGTTGCGTTGTTTTTCTTGCTCTTGGGGACGTTTTTACAATATTACTGGGTAGTGGAGCGGGTAGGTTGTAGTTACCAAGCGCATCTGTTCCGGTTGTTGGGATTTGGTGTCATTACCGTGGGAGCAAGTTATGCAATGATGTCTGCCGGGGCTTGGTTAGCATTGCCGCCGTTGGCTTATCTTGCCGTGAATGTCTCGTTGATCTTCGTATTGGTATTGGGTGGCGGCGGGTTATGCTGGTATTGGTATTACCGTTCCAGGTTGGCTACTTCAAAGTAG
- a CDS encoding DegT/DnrJ/EryC1/StrS family aminotransferase produces the protein MHDFIPVNEPLLNGNEKAYLNQCIDTGWISSEGPFVKQFEEQFAAKMGRKYGIAVANGSVALDAAIVALDIGAGDEVIMPTFTIISCAAAIVRAGAIPVLVDSDPVTWNMDVEQIESLITPRTKAIMAVHIFGLPVDMQPLLTLAERYNLKVIEDAAQMHGQTYQGKPCGSFGDISTFSFYPNKHITTGEGGMIATDDPQLAEKCRSLRNLCFKPEQRFLHDELGWNFRMTNLQAALGVAQLERLDEFVQRKRHMGRYYTHLLEGVAGIQLPLANTTYAENIYWVYGVVLDDDLPFDAKTAMNALGKLGIGTRPFFWAMHEQPVLRNMGLFGNARYPVAERLARRGFYIPSGLALNDAQMERSAAMLKQFLANPSTGSGT, from the coding sequence ATGCACGACTTTATTCCTGTTAATGAGCCGCTCCTTAATGGCAATGAAAAAGCCTACCTGAACCAGTGCATTGATACCGGCTGGATTTCTTCAGAAGGTCCTTTCGTCAAACAATTTGAGGAACAGTTTGCTGCCAAAATGGGGCGTAAATACGGCATTGCGGTTGCCAATGGTTCCGTGGCATTGGATGCCGCCATCGTGGCATTGGATATTGGCGCGGGCGATGAAGTGATTATGCCCACCTTTACCATTATTTCCTGTGCAGCCGCCATTGTGCGGGCGGGGGCAATTCCGGTACTGGTCGATTCCGATCCCGTCACCTGGAATATGGACGTTGAGCAGATCGAGAGTCTGATTACCCCGCGCACTAAAGCGATTATGGCAGTGCATATTTTCGGCTTACCGGTGGACATGCAGCCACTGTTAACCCTAGCGGAACGGTATAACCTCAAGGTCATTGAAGATGCCGCGCAAATGCACGGGCAAACCTACCAAGGCAAACCCTGCGGCAGTTTCGGCGACATTAGCACCTTTAGTTTTTACCCCAACAAACACATCACCACCGGCGAAGGCGGTATGATTGCCACCGATGACCCGCAACTGGCGGAAAAATGCCGTTCCCTGCGTAACCTGTGTTTCAAACCGGAACAACGTTTCCTGCACGATGAGCTCGGCTGGAATTTCCGCATGACCAATCTGCAAGCCGCATTGGGCGTGGCGCAACTGGAACGGCTGGACGAATTCGTGCAACGCAAGCGCCACATGGGGCGCTATTACACCCATCTGCTGGAAGGGGTTGCGGGCATTCAACTGCCACTGGCAAACACGACTTACGCTGAGAATATCTACTGGGTATACGGCGTGGTGCTGGATGATGACTTACCCTTTGATGCCAAAACTGCCATGAATGCCTTGGGCAAACTGGGCATCGGCACACGCCCATTCTTCTGGGCAATGCACGAACAACCGGTACTGCGCAACATGGGACTATTCGGGAATGCCCGCTACCCGGTCGCGGAACGCCTTGCCCGACGTGGTTTTTACATCCCCAGCGGTTTGGCGCTCAACGACGCACAAATGGAACGTAGTGCCGCTATGCTCAAACAGTTTCTTGCCAATCCCTCAACGGGGAGCGGCACATGA
- a CDS encoding class I SAM-dependent DNA methyltransferase, with translation MNTLQPFDAYSRYYDLLYRDKDYAAEADSVTKLLQRFAPQGQTLLEFGCGTGKHAQLLSERGYAITGVERSATMLAKAPVSERIHYVEADIRHVQLTQRFDAVMSLFHVVSYMTSNADVQAVFARAAEHLNPNGLFVFDVWYAPAVLKQRPDTRVKRMQDAQIAVTRIAEPVMHPNENRVDVNYTVFVQDLSNAQFTRLNENHPMRYFSLPELDLFAANAGFSRLYAGDLLNDTAPSEDTWGVCCVFQKG, from the coding sequence ATGAACACCTTGCAACCGTTTGATGCCTACAGCCGCTATTATGACCTGCTCTACCGTGACAAAGATTACGCGGCGGAAGCTGACAGCGTAACGAAACTGTTGCAACGCTTCGCCCCACAGGGTCAAACGCTGCTGGAATTTGGTTGTGGCACTGGCAAACATGCCCAATTACTCAGTGAGCGTGGCTACGCGATTACCGGCGTAGAACGTAGCGCTACCATGCTTGCCAAAGCGCCTGTATCCGAGCGCATCCACTATGTGGAAGCCGACATCCGCCATGTGCAACTGACGCAACGCTTCGATGCGGTAATGTCCTTATTCCACGTGGTCAGTTACATGACAAGCAATGCCGATGTGCAAGCCGTGTTTGCGCGTGCAGCCGAACACCTCAATCCTAACGGCTTGTTTGTGTTCGATGTTTGGTATGCCCCAGCCGTCCTCAAGCAACGCCCGGATACACGGGTCAAACGGATGCAGGATGCGCAAATTGCCGTAACACGCATTGCCGAACCGGTCATGCACCCCAATGAAAACCGCGTGGACGTGAACTACACGGTATTCGTGCAAGACTTGAGCAATGCACAATTCACCCGCCTGAACGAAAACCACCCCATGCGTTATTTCTCGCTGCCGGAACTTGACCTGTTTGCTGCCAATGCCGGGTTTAGCCGCCTATATGCCGGTGATTTGCTCAATGATACTGCGCCCAGCGAAGACACGTGGGGCGTCTGTTGCGTATTCCAAAAAGGTTAA